One window of Strigops habroptila isolate Jane chromosome Z, bStrHab1.2.pri, whole genome shotgun sequence genomic DNA carries:
- the TPPP3 gene encoding tubulin polymerization-promoting protein family member 3 isoform X4: MGRTGPSCAKTAKSPTAKASPALTWTLSSPRGKTARVISYEEFKKALEELAPKRFKDKSKEEAYEAICQLVAGKEPINVGVTKAKMVGAVERLTDTSKYTGSHKERFDESGKGKGKSGRENIMNTSGYVSAYKNAGTYDAKVKNDLTTGLPQLCLLPSTISAGAAGMLPAQPRDASQESLVLPGRRQRSPT, from the exons ATGGGAAGAACTGGGCCAAGCTGTGCAAAGACTGCAAAGTCACCGACGGCAAAAGCGTCACCAGCACTGACGTGGACATTGTCTTCTCCAAG AGGGAAGACAGCCCGTGTCATCAGCTATGAGGAGTTCAAGAAGGCATTGGAGGAGCTGGCCCCGAAGAGGTTTAAGGACAAGAGCAAAGAGGAGGCGTACGAAGCCATCTGCCAGCTGGTGGCAGGGAAGGAGCCCATCAACGTGGGTGTCACG AAAGCCAAGATGGTGGGGGCCGTGGAGAGGCTGACAGACACCTCCAAGTACACAGGGTCCCACAAGGAGCGCTTCGACGAGAGTGGCAAGGGCAAGGGCAAGAGCGGGCGGGAGAACATCATGAACACCAGCGGCTACGTCAGTGCCTACAAGAACGCGGGCACCTATGATGCCAAAGTGAAAAA CGACCTCACCACGGGGCTGCCCCAGCTTTGCCTCTTGCCCAGCACTATTAGTGCCggtgctgcagggatgctcccagcccagcctcgGGATGCATCCCAGGAGAGCTTGGTGTTGCCTGGCCGTCGGCAAAGGTCTCCGACATGA
- the TPPP3 gene encoding tubulin polymerization-promoting protein family member 3 isoform X3, which translates to MLTDAELAGRGWQSEGSPMAGSTDMASLEESFRKFAIYGDTKATGQEMNGKNWAKLCKDCKVTDGKSVTSTDVDIVFSKVKGKTARVISYEEFKKALEELAPKRFKDKSKEEAYEAICQLVAGKEPINVGVTKAKMVGAVERLTDTSKYTGSHKERFDESGKGKGKSGRENIMNTSGYVSAYKNAGTYDAKVKK; encoded by the exons ATGTTGACGGATGCTGAACTGGCAGGGAGAGGCTGGCAAAGCGAAGGCAG ccccatGGCCGGGAGCACTGACATGGCATCCCTGGAAGAGAGCTTCCGCAAGTTTGCCATCTATGGCGACACCAAGGCTACAGGGCAAGAAATGAATGGGAAGAACTGGGCCAAGCTGTGCAAAGACTGCAAAGTCACCGACGGCAAAAGCGTCACCAGCACTGACGTGGACATTGTCTTCTCCAAGGTGAA AGGGAAGACAGCCCGTGTCATCAGCTATGAGGAGTTCAAGAAGGCATTGGAGGAGCTGGCCCCGAAGAGGTTTAAGGACAAGAGCAAAGAGGAGGCGTACGAAGCCATCTGCCAGCTGGTGGCAGGGAAGGAGCCCATCAACGTGGGTGTCACG AAAGCCAAGATGGTGGGGGCCGTGGAGAGGCTGACAGACACCTCCAAGTACACAGGGTCCCACAAGGAGCGCTTCGACGAGAGTGGCAAGGGCAAGGGCAAGAGCGGGCGGGAGAACATCATGAACACCAGCGGCTACGTCAGTGCCTACAAGAACGCGGGCACCTATGATGCCAAAGTGAAAAAGTAG
- the TPPP3 gene encoding tubulin polymerization-promoting protein family member 3 isoform X1, translating to MLTDAELAGRGWQSEGSPMAGSTDMASLEESFRKFAIYGDTKATGQEMNGKNWAKLCKDCKVTDGKSVTSTDVDIVFSKVKGKTARVISYEEFKKALEELAPKRFKDKSKEEAYEAICQLVAGKEPINVGVTKAKMVGAVERLTDTSKYTGSHKERFDESGKGKGKSGRENIMNTSGYVSAYKNAGTYDAKVKNDLTTGLPQLCLLPSTISAGAAGMLPAQPRDASQESLVLPGRRQRSPT from the exons ATGTTGACGGATGCTGAACTGGCAGGGAGAGGCTGGCAAAGCGAAGGCAG ccccatGGCCGGGAGCACTGACATGGCATCCCTGGAAGAGAGCTTCCGCAAGTTTGCCATCTATGGCGACACCAAGGCTACAGGGCAAGAAATGAATGGGAAGAACTGGGCCAAGCTGTGCAAAGACTGCAAAGTCACCGACGGCAAAAGCGTCACCAGCACTGACGTGGACATTGTCTTCTCCAAGGTGAA AGGGAAGACAGCCCGTGTCATCAGCTATGAGGAGTTCAAGAAGGCATTGGAGGAGCTGGCCCCGAAGAGGTTTAAGGACAAGAGCAAAGAGGAGGCGTACGAAGCCATCTGCCAGCTGGTGGCAGGGAAGGAGCCCATCAACGTGGGTGTCACG AAAGCCAAGATGGTGGGGGCCGTGGAGAGGCTGACAGACACCTCCAAGTACACAGGGTCCCACAAGGAGCGCTTCGACGAGAGTGGCAAGGGCAAGGGCAAGAGCGGGCGGGAGAACATCATGAACACCAGCGGCTACGTCAGTGCCTACAAGAACGCGGGCACCTATGATGCCAAAGTGAAAAA CGACCTCACCACGGGGCTGCCCCAGCTTTGCCTCTTGCCCAGCACTATTAGTGCCggtgctgcagggatgctcccagcccagcctcgGGATGCATCCCAGGAGAGCTTGGTGTTGCCTGGCCGTCGGCAAAGGTCTCCGACATGA
- the TPPP3 gene encoding tubulin polymerization-promoting protein family member 3 isoform X2 produces MAGSTDMASLEESFRKFAIYGDTKATGQEMNGKNWAKLCKDCKVTDGKSVTSTDVDIVFSKVKGKTARVISYEEFKKALEELAPKRFKDKSKEEAYEAICQLVAGKEPINVGVTKAKMVGAVERLTDTSKYTGSHKERFDESGKGKGKSGRENIMNTSGYVSAYKNAGTYDAKVKNDLTTGLPQLCLLPSTISAGAAGMLPAQPRDASQESLVLPGRRQRSPT; encoded by the exons atGGCCGGGAGCACTGACATGGCATCCCTGGAAGAGAGCTTCCGCAAGTTTGCCATCTATGGCGACACCAAGGCTACAGGGCAAGAAATGAATGGGAAGAACTGGGCCAAGCTGTGCAAAGACTGCAAAGTCACCGACGGCAAAAGCGTCACCAGCACTGACGTGGACATTGTCTTCTCCAAGGTGAA AGGGAAGACAGCCCGTGTCATCAGCTATGAGGAGTTCAAGAAGGCATTGGAGGAGCTGGCCCCGAAGAGGTTTAAGGACAAGAGCAAAGAGGAGGCGTACGAAGCCATCTGCCAGCTGGTGGCAGGGAAGGAGCCCATCAACGTGGGTGTCACG AAAGCCAAGATGGTGGGGGCCGTGGAGAGGCTGACAGACACCTCCAAGTACACAGGGTCCCACAAGGAGCGCTTCGACGAGAGTGGCAAGGGCAAGGGCAAGAGCGGGCGGGAGAACATCATGAACACCAGCGGCTACGTCAGTGCCTACAAGAACGCGGGCACCTATGATGCCAAAGTGAAAAA CGACCTCACCACGGGGCTGCCCCAGCTTTGCCTCTTGCCCAGCACTATTAGTGCCggtgctgcagggatgctcccagcccagcctcgGGATGCATCCCAGGAGAGCTTGGTGTTGCCTGGCCGTCGGCAAAGGTCTCCGACATGA